The following are from one region of the Penaeus vannamei isolate JL-2024 chromosome 28, ASM4276789v1, whole genome shotgun sequence genome:
- the LOC138867064 gene encoding uncharacterized protein, with the protein MLVFMNLCFFREIRDEQGRPAALIQLWNLETRWNGGGLSVGASQPTDSLYQNTNEILVAFNREISCSTTLRWPASDSNTEIFHNGSLQLKGVLINGRLGLPCDSNRFHKSPTTPELPMAMFKNVNLVSDFTSANIAMKTALIAVLAATLAVASWAAPEASGGYGSGGGGGGSFGGGGGHGIGGGAGGSIGGGGAGGYGSGGRGGGLGSGGGTATINFNLGAPKGSSGGGFGGGHGGGSSGGFGGGFGGGSSGGYSGGSSGGFGGGHGGGSSGGFGGGFGGGSSGGYSGGSSGGFGGGHGGGSSGGFGGGSSGGYSGGSSGGFGGGSSGGFGGGHGGGSSGGFGGGFGGGSSGGYSGGSSGGFGGGHGGGSSGGFGGGSSGGYSGGSSGGFGGGSSGGFGGGHGGGSSGGFGGGFGGSSVGGGYGK; encoded by the exons ATGCTTGTGTTCATGAACCTTTGCTTCTTCCGTGAAATCCGCGACGAGCAAGGAAGACCAGCTGCTCTGATCCAGTTGTGGAACCTGGAAACCCGGTGGAACGGTGGAG GCCTCAGTGTAGGTGCAAGTCAGCCCACAGACTCGTTATATCAGAATACAAATGAAATATTAGTTGCTTTTAACAGGGAGATCTCGTGTTCAACCACACTCCGCTGGCCAGCATCTGATAG TAATACTGAGATCTTTCATAATGGAAGTCTCCAGTTGAAGGGTGTCCtcatcaatggcagactgggATTGCCCTGTGATAGCAACCGTTTCCACAAATCCCCGACCACACCTGAACTGCCAATGGCAATGTTTAAGAACGTCAAC TTGGTAAGCGACTTCACCTCAGCTAACATCGCCATG AAAACTGCTCTGATTGCCGTGTTGGCGGCCACCCTGGCGGTCGCCAGCTGGGCTGCTCCGGAGGCCAGCGGAGGCTATGGctctggtggaggtggaggaggctccttcggtggaggaggaggtcatggCATCGGCGGGGGCGCAGGAGGCTCCATCggtgggggaggagcagggggatatggctctggaggaagaggaggaggacttggCTCCGGAGGGGGAACTGCGACCATCAACTTCAATCTTGGAGCACCTAAAGGCTCGtctggcggaggcttcggaggtggacacggaggcggttccagcggaggatttggcggaggcttcggaggtggttcCTCAGGTGGATACAGTGGAggttccagtggaggcttcggaggtggacacggaggcggttccagtggaggatttggcggaggcttcggaggtggttcCTCAGGCGGATACAGTGGTggttccagtggaggcttcggaggtggacacggaggcggttccagtggaggcttcggaggtggttcCTCAGGTGGATACAGTGGAGGTTCCAGTGGAGGCTTTGGAGGTggttccagtggaggcttcggagggggacacggaggcggttccagtggaggatttggcggaggcttcggaggtggttcCTCAGGCGGATACAGTGGTggttccagtggaggcttcggaggtggacacggaggcggttccagtggaggcttcggaggtggttcCTCAGGTGGATACAGTGGAggttccagtggaggcttcggaggcggttccagtggaggcttcggagggggacacggaggcggttccagtggaggatttggcggaggcttcggcgGTAGCTCAGTCGGAGGAGGATACGGCAAATGA
- the LOC138867065 gene encoding uncharacterized protein, which produces MAMFKNVNLVSGFTSASIAMKTALIAVLAATLAVASWAAPEASGGYGSGGGGGGSFGGGGGHGIGGGAGGSFGGGGAEGYGSGGRGGGLGSGGGTATINFNLGAPKGSSGGGLGGGYGGGSSGGFGGGFGGGSGGGYSGGSSGGFGGGHGGGSSGGFGGGFGGGSSGGYSGGSSGSFGGGHGGGSSGGFGGGFGGGSSGGYSGGSSGSFGGGHGGGSSGGFGGGFGGGSSGGYSGGSSGGFGGGSSGGFGGGHGGGSSGGFGGGFGGGSSGGYSGGSSGGFGGGHGGGSSGGFGGGSSGGFGGGSSGGFGGGHGGGSSGGSGGSSVGGGYGK; this is translated from the exons ATGGCAATGTTTAAGAACGTCAAC TTGGTAAGCGGCTTCACCTCAGCTAGCATCGCCATG AAAACTGCTCTGATTGCCGTGTTGGCGGCCACCCTGGCGGTCGCCAGCTGGGCTGCTCCGGAAGCCAGCGGAGGCTATGGctctggtggaggtggaggaggctccTTCGGTGGGGGAGGAGGCCATGGCATCGGTGGGGGTGCAGGAGGCTCCttcggtggaggaggagcagagggataTGGctctggaggaagaggaggaggacttggCTCCGGAGGGGGAACTGCGACCATCAACTTCAATCTTGGAGCACCTAAAGGCTCGTCTGGCGGAGGCCTCGGAGGTGGATACGGAGGCGGTTCCAGCGGAGgatttggcggaggcttcggaggtggatCTGGAGGTGGATACAGTGGcggttccagtggaggcttcggaggtggacacggaggcggttcaagtggaggatttggcggaggcttcggaggtggttcCTCAGGCGGATACAGTGGAGGTTCCAGTGGAAGCTTCGGAGGTGGACACGGAGGCGGTTCAAGTGGAGgatttggcggaggcttcggaggtggttcCTCAGGTGGATACAGTGGAGGTTCCAGTGGAAGCTTCGGAGGTGGACACGGAGGCGGTTCAAGTGGAGgatttggcggaggcttcggaggtggttcCTCAGGAGGATACAGTGGAggttccagtggaggcttcggaggcggttccagtggaggcttcggaggtggacacggaggcggttccagtggaggatttggcggaggcttcggaggtggttcCTCAGGTGGATACAGCGGTggttccagtggaggcttcggagggggacacggaggcggttccagtggaggcttcggaggtggttccagtggaggcttcggaggtggttccagtggaggcttcggaggggGACACGGAGGCGGTTCCAGTGGGGGCTCCGGCGGTAGCTCAGTGGGAGGAGGATACGGCAAATGA
- the LOC138867167 gene encoding uncharacterized protein — MKTALIAVLAATLAVASWAAPEASGGYGSGGGGGGSFGGGGGHGIGGGAGGSFGGGGAGGYGSGGRGGGLGSGGGTATINFNLGAPKGSSGGGLGGGHGGGSSGGFGGGFGGGSSGGYNGGSSGGFGGGSSGGFGGGSSGGYSGGSTGGFGGGSTGGFGGGHGGGSSGGFGGGFGGGSSGGYSGGSSGSFGGGHGGGSSGGFGGGFGGGSSGGYSGGSSGGFGGGHGGGSSGGSGGSSVGGGYGK; from the exons ATG AAAACTGCTCTGATTGCCGTGTTGGCGGCCACCCTGGCGGTCGCCAGCTGGGCTGCTCCGGAGGCCAGCGGAGGCTATGGctctggtggaggtggaggaggctccTTCGGTGGGGGAGGAGGCCATGGCATCGGTGGGGGTGCAGGAGGCTCCttcggtggaggaggagcagggggatatggctctggaggaagaggaggaggacttggCTCCGGAGGGGGAACTGCGACCATCAACTTCAATCTTGGAGCACCTAAAGGCTCGTCTGGCGGAGGCCTCGGAG gtggacacggaggcggttccagtggaggatttggcggaggcttcggaggtggttcCTCAGGAGGATACAATGGAggttccagtggaggcttcggaggcggttccagtggaggcttcggaggtggttcCTCTGGTGGATACAGTGGCGGTTCCACTGGAGGTTTCGGAGGCGGTTCCactggaggcttcggaggtggacacggaggcggttccagtggaggatttggcggaggcttcggaggtggttcCTCAGGTGGATACAGCGGTGGTTCCAGTGGAAGCTTCGGAGGGGGACACGGAGGCGGTTCCAGTGGAGgatttggcggaggcttcggaggtggttcCTCAGGTGGATACAGCGGTggttccagtggaggcttcggaggggGACACGGAGGCGGTTCCAGTGGGGGCTCCGGCGGTAGCTCAGTGGGAGGAGGATACGGCAAATGA
- the LOC138867163 gene encoding uncharacterized protein, producing MKTALIAVLAATLAVASWAAPEASGGYGSGGGGGGSFGGGGGHGIGGGAGGSFGGGGAGGYGSGGGGGGLGSGGATATINFNLGAPKGSSGGGFGGGHGGGSSGGFGGGFGGGSSGGYSGGSSGGFGGGSGGGYSGGSSGGFGGGSGGGYSGGSSGGFGGGHGGGSSGGFGGGFGGGSSGGYSGGSSGGFGGGSSGGFGGGSSGAYSGGSSGSFGGGSSGGFGGGSSGGYSGGSSGGFGGGHGGGSSGGFGGGFGGGSSGAYSGGSSAGFGGGSSGGFGGGSSGGYSGGSSGGFGGGSSGGFGGGSSGGYNGGSSGGFGGSSSGGFGDGHGGGSSGGFGGGFGGGSLGGYSGGSSGGFGGGSSGGFGGGSSGGYSGGSSGGFGGGSSGGFGGGHGGGSSGGFGGGFGGGSLGGYSGGSSGSFGGGSSGGFGGGHGGGSSGGSGGSSVGGGYGK from the exons ATG AAAACTGCTCTGATTGCCGTGTTGGCGGCCACCCTGGCGGTCGCCAGCTGGGCTGCTCCGGAAGCCAGCGGAGGCTATGGctctggtggaggtggaggaggctccTTCGGTGGGGGAGGAGGCCATGGCATCGGTGGGGGTGCAGGAGGATCCttcggtggaggaggagcagggggatatggctctggaggaggaggaggaggacttggctCCGGAGGGGCCACTGCGACCATCAACTTCAATCTTGGAGCACCTAAAGGCTCGtctggcggaggcttcggaggtggacaCGGAGGCGGATCCAGCGGAGgatttggcggaggcttcggaggtggttcCTCAGGCGGATACAGCGGTggttccagtggaggcttcggaggtggatCTGGAGGTGGATACAGTGGCGGTTCcagcggaggcttcggaggtggatCTGGAGGTGGATACAGTGGcggttccagtggaggcttcggaggtggacacggaggcggttcaagtggaggatttggcggaggcttcggaggtggttcCTCAGGAGGATACAGTGGAggttccagtggaggcttcggaggcggttccagtggaggcttcggaggtggttcCTCAGGTGCATACAGTGGAGGTTCCAGTGGAAGTTTCGGAGGcggttccagtggaggcttcggaggggGTTCCTCTGGTGGATACAGTGGTggttccagtggaggcttcggaggtggacacggaggcggttccagtggaggatttggcggaggcttcggaggtggttcCTCAGGTGCATACAGTGGTGGTTCCAGTGCAGGTTTCGGAGGCGGCtccagtggaggcttcggaggtggttcCTCAGGAGGATACAGTGGAggttccagtggaggcttcggaggcggttccagtggaggcttcggaggtggttcCTCTGGTGGATACAATGGCGGTTCCAGTGGAGGTTTCGGAGGCAgttccagtggaggcttcggagatggacacggaggcggttcaagtggaggatttggcggaggcttcggaggtgggtCCTTAGGAGGATACAGTGGAggttccagtggaggcttcggaggcggttccagtggaggcttcggaggtggttcCTCTGGTGGATACAGTGGTGGTTCCAGTGGAGGTTTCGGAGGcggttccagtggaggcttcggaggtggacacggaggcggttccagtggaggatttggcggaggcttcggaggtggttcCTTAGGTGGATACAGCGGTGGTTCCAGTGGAAGCTTCGGAGGTggttccagtggaggcttcggaggggGACATGGAGGCGGTTCCAGTGGGGGCTCCGGCGGTAGCTCAGTGGGAGGAGGATACGGCAAATGA
- the LOC138867165 gene encoding uncharacterized protein encodes MKTALIAVLAATLAVASWAAPEASGGYGSGGGGGGSLGGGGGHGIGGGAGGSFGGGGGAGGYGSGGRGGGLGSGGGTATINFNLGAPKGSSGGGLGGGYGGGSSGGFGGGHGGGSSGGFGGGFGGGSSGGYSGGSSGGFGGGSNGGFGGGSSGRYSGGSSGGFGGGSSGGFGGGHGGGSSGGFGGGFGGGSSGGYSGGSSGGFGGGSSGGFGGGFGGGSSGGYSGGSSGGFGGGHGGGSSGGFGGGFGGGSGGGYSGGSSGGFGGGHGGGSSGGSGGSSVGGGYGK; translated from the coding sequence CTGGCGGTCGCCAGCTGGGCTGCTCCGGAGGCCAGCGGAGGCTATGGCtccggtggaggtggaggaggttccttaggtgggggaggaggtcatGGCATCGGTGGAGGTGCAGGAGGATCcttcggtggaggaggaggagcagggggatatggctctggaggaagaggaggaggacttggCTCCGGAGGGGGAACTGCGACCATCAACTTCAATCTTGGAGCACCTAAAGGCTCGTCTGGCGGAGGCCTCGGAGGTGGATACGGAGGcggttccagtggaggcttcggaggtggacacggaggcggttcaagtggaggatttggcggaggcttcggaggtggttcCTCAGGTGGATACAGTGGAggttccagtggaggcttcggaggcggttcTAATGGAGGCTTCGGAGGGGGTTCCTCTGGTCGATACAGCGGTGGTTCCAGTGGAGGTTTCGGAGGcggttccagtggaggcttcggaggtggacacggaggcggttccagtggaggatttggcggaggcttcggaggtggttcCTCAGGAGGATACAGTGGAggttccagtggaggcttcggaggcggttccagtggaggatttggcggaggcttcggaggtggttcCTCAGGTGGATACAGTGGTggttccagtggaggcttcggaggggGACACGGAGGTGGTTCCAGTGGAGgatttggcggaggcttcggaggtggatCTGGAGGTGGATACAGTGGcggttccagtggaggcttcggaggggGACACGGAGGCGGTTCCAGTGGGGGCTCCGGCGGCAGCTCAGTGGGAGGAGGATACGGCAAATGA